A part of Chloroflexota bacterium genomic DNA contains:
- a CDS encoding TlpA family protein disulfide reductase produces the protein MKNKRWYLDAALILIVLILGALLVLKLTNYAQPEAEAQSSEETSTPEAVANVEIMVDPTSTPIVLTADEEEPEDADYAIDFTLSDLEGNSVSLSDYAGTPILVNFWATWCPPCRSELPLIQAYQDKYADSFVVLALSGGETAQDVQAFISANGYSFMVLLDSDYAISELYGVRGYPTSIFIDADGVIQKVHIGELTEPMIVAYLDQIGISE, from the coding sequence AACAAGCGATGGTATCTTGATGCGGCATTAATCCTGATTGTTCTGATTTTAGGAGCGCTGTTGGTCCTGAAACTGACAAATTATGCCCAGCCAGAGGCTGAAGCGCAATCCAGCGAAGAAACTTCCACCCCAGAAGCGGTGGCCAACGTTGAGATTATGGTCGATCCCACTTCAACACCCATTGTGCTGACGGCTGATGAGGAAGAGCCGGAAGATGCCGATTATGCCATTGATTTCACATTGAGCGACCTTGAGGGTAACTCGGTGTCACTCTCTGATTATGCAGGAACACCAATCCTGGTTAATTTCTGGGCCACCTGGTGCCCGCCTTGCCGGTCGGAATTACCGCTCATTCAGGCTTATCAGGATAAATATGCCGACAGTTTTGTTGTTCTGGCTCTTTCTGGCGGCGAGACCGCTCAGGATGTCCAGGCTTTTATTTCTGCAAACGGCTATAGCTTTATGGTGCTGCTGGATTCGGATTATGCCATTTCCGAACTGTATGGGGTTAGGGGTTATCCGACTTCCATCTTCATTGACGCTGACGGTGTGATCCAAAAAGTCCATATCGGTGAACTGACAGAGCCGATGATAGTGGCCTATCTGGATCAGATTGGGATATCCGAATGA
- a CDS encoding DUF2085 domain-containing protein, with protein MIQLTLYISGEDQNQTKILGWLAQVQKEHPCDLHVVDIDKAQVLKDEFSEKAPVLDIGVFRLVYPFDQAEIMYGFQKAEERLQEAITKNNNTMVKRITEPVNFTKSDRFSRWFSSHYMVFLNFFTGLYVLLAFMAPTLMKVGLDGSANVLYKMYRPFCHQLAFRSFFLFGEQPYYPRALAGMDGVITYGQATGFDEEDLQTAREFLGNDAMGYKVALCERDIAIYSALFLFGLVFSLTGHKIKPLPWFLWILIGLGPIGLDGFSQLLSQTGLGIFSWLPLRESTPLLRTLTGACFGLATAWFGYPYIEESVVESRRDMELKYAVYEQTSKDKIS; from the coding sequence ATGATTCAATTAACGCTGTATATTTCCGGAGAAGATCAAAACCAAACAAAGATCCTCGGTTGGCTGGCACAGGTTCAAAAAGAGCATCCTTGTGACCTGCATGTGGTGGATATTGACAAAGCCCAAGTCTTGAAAGACGAATTTTCCGAGAAAGCACCCGTTCTTGATATTGGCGTATTCCGCCTGGTTTATCCCTTTGATCAGGCTGAGATCATGTATGGATTCCAGAAAGCCGAAGAACGACTGCAGGAAGCCATCACCAAGAATAACAACACCATGGTCAAGCGAATCACGGAACCGGTGAACTTTACCAAATCCGATCGCTTCTCGCGTTGGTTCTCAAGTCACTACATGGTTTTTTTGAATTTCTTCACTGGGCTCTATGTCCTCTTGGCCTTCATGGCGCCCACGCTGATGAAGGTTGGGTTGGATGGTTCTGCAAATGTGTTATACAAAATGTATCGTCCTTTTTGCCATCAATTGGCATTCAGGTCGTTCTTCCTCTTTGGTGAGCAGCCCTATTACCCGCGTGCCTTAGCAGGCATGGATGGGGTGATCACCTATGGGCAGGCGACCGGCTTTGATGAAGAGGACCTTCAAACAGCTCGTGAGTTCTTGGGAAATGACGCCATGGGATATAAAGTGGCACTTTGCGAACGCGATATTGCCATCTACTCTGCGTTGTTCCTTTTTGGGCTTGTTTTCTCACTGACTGGCCATAAGATCAAACCGCTGCCGTGGTTCCTTTGGATCCTGATCGGTTTGGGACCAATAGGGCTGGATGGTTTTTCGCAGTTATTAAGTCAGACTGGTTTGGGGATCTTCAGCTGGCTGCCACTGCGGGAAAGCACACCCTTACTGCGCACGCTGACAGGGGCTTGTTTTGGCCTGGCAACGGCCTGGTTTGGCTATCCTTATATCGAGGAATCGGTCGTGGAGAGCCGCCGGGACATGGAACTCAAATACGCTGTTTACGAACAGACCTCCAAAGATAAAATCAGTTAG